The Dethiosulfovibrio salsuginis genome contains the following window.
TTCCATAGGACTGGTAAACTACAACGTCACTTTTAACTCTATAAACTCTTTTCTACAAAAGGCAGGGATCTCCCTTCGCTCGTTTAAGGAAACCGCCTACGACGGCCCCTCGGCGGAGAGGGCTGTCCTCTTTCCCGCCCCTGGCGGCCTGGTCCAGACCATGGAACGGGAGGTTCCAGGAATAGGCGACAACGCCAGAAAGATAGAGGGGCCCGAGGTGGTCTACGACTACTTCTCCAGCCTCAGAAGCTCCATAGACTCAGGCGATTCCCCTCTGGTGATAGACTGTCTGAGCTGCACCATGGGATGCAACGGAGGGCCTGGAACCCCCAGGCTCGATCTGCCTATAGACACCCTTGAGGCCAGAGTACACCGAAGGGCGGAAGCGGCGAAAAAAAGGCACGGAGGTTCCTGGAGACTGGGGCTAAAAAGGTGGCGATTCAAAAGACAGGTAGATCGCCACTGGGAGAGAGATCTTTACAGGAGGGCCTATTCCGATCGATCTCAGGCCTCAAAGATATCCATCCCCGATGAAAACCAGCTCAAACAGGTGTACATCTCTATGGGAAAGAGTTCGGAGAAAGACATCTACGACTGCGGGGCCTGTGGCTACGGTTCCTGCGAGAAAATGGCGGTAGCCATCTTCAACGGCCTGAACAAGCCGGAAAACTGCCTCCACTACGTGGTACACAGCCTGAACGAGACAAAAACCTTGGTGGAGCAGGAGAGAGCGGGGGCCGACGCCAGGGCGGAGGAGAAGAGCAAAGAGGCCACGGAGGCCAGAATCAGGATAGAGAGGGACATGGAGAGGAACAGGCTTCTGGCAGGGGAGGTAGCGGAACATATCCTCACCCTGGAGAGAGGCATAGACCAGGTCTCTGAGATGATGGGGACATTAAGCGAGCTTTTGGCCCAAAATCAGGAATCGTCGTCGGAGCTGACCATAAAGGCCACCGAGGCGGAGAGGCTACTGGACACCTTCCCGCCGATAATCGGCTCCATAAACGCCACGTCCATCAGGACCAACCTCCTGGCCCTGAACGCCAACATAGAGGCCGCCCACGCCGGGGAGGCGGGAAAGGGCTTTTCCGTCGTAGCTATTGAGGTTGGAAAGCTGGCGGAGAAGGTCCACGAGGAGGCGGAGAAGATAACCCCCGCCACCCAGAACGTCCAGAGGATATTCGAGGTGGTCAAGGGACACGTATCAGAGGTCACCGACGGAATATACCGATCCAACGAGCTGACCCAGAAAACCGAGGAGTCGGTCCAGACCATGAGGGAATCGGCAAAACGGATCACCTCGGAGATATCCCACCTTTACAGCGACACCGCCGCCAATTAGAACCGAAGAGGCAGGCCCTGGGGCCTGCCTCTTGTCTATACTTTTTTCGCTCTAAAGGTCCAAGCTTGGGAGGTTTCCTTGGGAGTCATGGAGATACAGCTGTGGCAGAACCAGCGAACGCCCTCTTTTCTCAGTTTTTCCAGGTTGTCACCGTATCGCCCTCTACCGGTGTCGATCCTGTTGACCTCGATGAAGCCCCCCTCCTCGAGGGAAGTGGACAGCCTTCCGCACAGATGTCCCGACCAGTCTCCGGGGATAAGTGTCATGGCCTCCATGAGCTCCATGATCTCCGGACCTACCAGGTCGGAAAAGACCTTAGGCCCGACGAGGTCCGTCGTGGCGGAGGACTCGGCCAGAGAGATAACCGAGACTCCTCGGGTCACGGCCTCCTGGGCACAGGCCAGAGAGTAGGCCGATATGGACCTAAGAAGCCCCTGAACCGCATCTCTGTCCTTCCTGATGGCCTTGAACAGTCCCCTTGGCTCGACCAGGTTCATCATGGTCGTGAAGGGTCCCGTCAGCTTGAAGGCCGTCGATAGCCCCCTATCCCCCAGGATCGACAGAGCCCTCATGACCTCCCCCATCCTTCCCCTTTGGGGGTCCCACTCCAGCATGGAGACCTCGTCAAGAGAGTTCCAGGGGTTTTCCCTTATGAGAGGGGTGGAGGTGTGATCTCCCAGCTTGACCTTCGCTCCCAGGGCCTCCGATTCCACGGTGGAGCAAAAGGGA
Protein-coding sequences here:
- a CDS encoding [Fe-Fe] hydrogenase large subunit C-terminal domain-containing protein, with amino-acid sequence MSAQLRSPSEQSAVIGIDTDRCNNCHACIAACPVKFCNDGSNDHVSINHQACIGCGKCIEACPQGARYGIDDFQPFMDSIKKGEKVLAIVAPAVFATFGDDALRLNGWLKSIGVDGIFDVSFGAELTVKSYVDHVRRDRPRTVITQPCPAIVSFVEIYHPELIPNLAPVDSPMAHTVKMIQRFFPQYRGHKVAAISPCLAKKHEFDSIGLVNYNVTFNSINSFLQKAGISLRSFKETAYDGPSAERAVLFPAPGGLVQTMEREVPGIGDNARKIEGPEVVYDYFSSLRSSIDSGDSPLVIDCLSCTMGCNGGPGTPRLDLPIDTLEARVHRRAEAAKKRHGGSWRLGLKRWRFKRQVDRHWERDLYRRAYSDRSQASKISIPDENQLKQVYISMGKSSEKDIYDCGACGYGSCEKMAVAIFNGLNKPENCLHYVVHSLNETKTLVEQERAGADARAEEKSKEATEARIRIERDMERNRLLAGEVAEHILTLERGIDQVSEMMGTLSELLAQNQESSSELTIKATEAERLLDTFPPIIGSINATSIRTNLLALNANIEAAHAGEAGKGFSVVAIEVGKLAEKVHEEAEKITPATQNVQRIFEVVKGHVSEVTDGIYRSNELTQKTEESVQTMRESAKRITSEISHLYSDTAAN
- a CDS encoding uroporphyrinogen decarboxylase family protein produces the protein MSPVRGIKMRACPVNAKGPVPEPLASRFPFPEVHTDGAIMADLAIAIKELKGDVYCSVPFCSTVESEALGAKVKLGDHTSTPLIRENPWNSLDEVSMLEWDPQRGRMGEVMRALSILGDRGLSTAFKLTGPFTTMMNLVEPRGLFKAIRKDRDAVQGLLRSISAYSLACAQEAVTRGVSVISLAESSATTDLVGPKVFSDLVGPEIMELMEAMTLIPGDWSGHLCGRLSTSLEEGGFIEVNRIDTGRGRYGDNLEKLRKEGVRWFCHSCISMTPKETSQAWTFRAKKV